A stretch of the Geovibrio thiophilus genome encodes the following:
- a CDS encoding PAS domain S-box protein has product MAEYDFVLDMDFSILRISAEAENKLGYTPSEISGKPFIEMIKTEYRDRTVSALKTKEKDFCFILGSDDVQHFIELEPCTLPDGTTGVKTVSLNPLTKEKSGAFSCFAEFIENIYDIYYSADIYGNITAISPSVFIYSGFTPEELIGKNLGSELYVYPALRETFKELIGKHGKVTAFDAPLFRKDGSIWWVSTSAHFIKNINGEIIGVEGIARDITDHKEGQEKLLRGIETRYKTLFESATDAIFIFDLRTKRIADANAAARKMTGYSLEELRKLMPEQLHPKYEFEKIHSYIVRKREEFGLKETVRLDFLSKHGDIVPAELTASVITEDGRKFSIDVARDISQRLATEKKQREQEQMIVHQSKLAAMGEMISNIAHQWRQPLSKMTGILTNLEMGIKQGNLARDEAETLIKEAFSTLKFMSHTIDDFKNFFSPSKPVEEFCINTALDEVLSIIEPNLRFHGIRVMIKAQENVFLRTYRSEFCQVLLNIIQNAKDILYLRRIAEPKIDIRITSGRGKTVIRVADNGGGIEHAAMGRIFEPYFTTRPDGQGIGLYMSKIIIEKNIKGTITARNTFEGAEFTIVL; this is encoded by the coding sequence ATGGCAGAGTACGATTTTGTTCTGGACATGGACTTCAGTATACTGAGAATTTCAGCCGAGGCTGAAAACAAACTGGGCTACACTCCTTCTGAAATATCAGGAAAGCCTTTCATAGAGATGATCAAAACCGAATACCGAGACAGGACAGTCTCAGCCCTTAAAACCAAAGAAAAAGATTTTTGCTTCATTCTGGGCTCAGATGATGTGCAGCATTTCATTGAGCTTGAACCCTGCACGCTCCCCGACGGCACAACCGGAGTAAAAACCGTCAGCCTCAACCCCCTGACCAAAGAAAAAAGCGGAGCTTTCAGCTGCTTTGCCGAATTTATTGAAAATATTTACGACATATACTATTCGGCAGATATTTACGGAAATATAACCGCCATCTCCCCTTCTGTTTTCATCTATTCAGGCTTCACGCCGGAGGAGCTGATCGGCAAAAATCTCGGCTCCGAACTCTATGTATATCCCGCTCTGAGGGAAACTTTCAAGGAACTCATAGGCAAACACGGCAAGGTCACTGCTTTTGACGCACCGTTATTCAGGAAGGACGGCAGCATCTGGTGGGTGTCCACATCCGCTCATTTCATTAAAAACATAAACGGAGAGATAATCGGTGTTGAAGGCATAGCCAGAGACATAACCGACCACAAGGAAGGACAGGAAAAGCTGTTGAGAGGAATCGAGACGAGATACAAAACCCTCTTTGAGTCGGCTACTGACGCAATTTTCATATTTGATCTCAGAACAAAGCGCATAGCGGACGCCAACGCCGCCGCACGGAAAATGACCGGATATTCCCTTGAGGAACTGCGGAAACTCATGCCGGAACAGCTTCATCCTAAGTACGAGTTTGAAAAGATTCACAGCTACATAGTACGCAAGCGTGAGGAGTTCGGACTGAAGGAGACGGTAAGGCTGGATTTCCTGAGTAAGCACGGAGATATTGTACCAGCGGAGCTCACGGCGTCCGTAATAACCGAAGACGGTCGGAAATTCTCCATAGATGTCGCCAGAGATATTTCCCAGCGGCTCGCCACCGAGAAAAAACAGCGGGAGCAGGAACAGATGATTGTTCATCAGTCTAAGCTCGCCGCCATGGGGGAAATGATCTCAAACATCGCCCATCAATGGCGCCAGCCGCTGAGCAAGATGACGGGCATACTCACAAACCTTGAGATGGGCATCAAACAGGGAAATCTTGCCAGAGATGAGGCGGAAACACTCATAAAAGAGGCTTTTTCAACACTCAAGTTTATGTCTCACACCATCGACGATTTTAAAAACTTCTTCAGCCCGTCTAAGCCTGTTGAAGAGTTCTGCATAAACACCGCGCTGGACGAAGTGCTTTCCATAATTGAACCGAACCTGAGGTTTCACGGCATAAGAGTCATGATAAAAGCACAGGAAAATGTCTTCCTCAGAACCTACAGAAGCGAGTTTTGTCAGGTTCTGCTCAACATTATTCAGAATGCGAAGGATATTTTATACCTGCGCCGGATAGCGGAGCCTAAGATAGATATACGCATAACCTCAGGGAGGGGGAAAACAGTAATCCGTGTTGCTGACAACGGCGGCGGCATAGAGCATGCGGCTATGGGGCGGATTTTTGAGCCTTACTTCACCACCAGACCGGACGGACAGGGCATCGGGCTGTATATGTCGAAGATAATCATAGAGAAAAACATAAAGGGAACAATAACCGCCAGAAACACTTTTGAAGGAGCGGAGTTTACTATAGTTTTATAG
- a CDS encoding NAD(P)H-quinone oxidoreductase has product MKAVLLNGFGGIDVLKVGEAEKPAPKENEVLIRVAATSINRPDLVQREGKYPPPPGDSEILGLEVAGVIEQLGSKVTGWKVGDRVMTLVGGGGYAEYAVAYAEHLMPIPANMSFEQAACVCESYITAFLNVFMIGGLQDGETAIFHGGGGGVNTAAIQLSNALTPNSKYIVTVAPDKEAKVKELGASLTVNFREVSDFSDMVKEFTNKKGVNLILDHVGAKYLSPNMNSLAYAGRLVIIGVTSGIKAELNLALMMVKRQQIIGSVLRSRPVSEKGEIVKEFTGRALPKFADGSIVPIIYKVFPIDEIAEAHKTMEEDRHFGKIVLRIADL; this is encoded by the coding sequence ATGAAAGCCGTACTTTTGAACGGATTCGGGGGAATTGATGTTCTTAAGGTTGGCGAGGCTGAGAAACCTGCGCCGAAAGAGAACGAGGTATTGATAAGAGTCGCAGCCACTTCAATAAACAGACCGGACCTTGTGCAGAGAGAAGGAAAATATCCGCCCCCTCCCGGGGATTCCGAGATACTCGGTCTTGAGGTTGCCGGTGTAATAGAACAGCTCGGCTCAAAAGTTACGGGCTGGAAGGTCGGGGATCGTGTCATGACTCTTGTCGGCGGCGGCGGTTATGCGGAGTATGCCGTGGCATACGCCGAACATCTTATGCCGATACCAGCCAATATGAGCTTTGAGCAGGCTGCATGCGTATGCGAATCATACATCACGGCTTTTCTCAATGTTTTCATGATCGGCGGACTTCAGGACGGCGAGACGGCGATCTTCCACGGCGGCGGCGGCGGTGTGAATACTGCTGCTATTCAGCTTTCAAACGCCCTGACTCCGAATTCAAAATACATAGTCACCGTTGCTCCCGATAAGGAAGCGAAAGTTAAGGAACTTGGCGCGTCCCTCACGGTGAACTTCCGTGAAGTGTCCGATTTTTCCGATATGGTAAAAGAGTTTACCAATAAGAAGGGCGTAAACCTGATACTCGATCACGTTGGCGCAAAATACCTTTCTCCCAATATGAACTCTCTGGCTTATGCCGGCAGACTGGTGATTATAGGCGTTACAAGCGGCATCAAGGCGGAGCTGAACCTTGCTCTGATGATGGTGAAGCGCCAGCAGATCATCGGCTCTGTTCTCCGCTCCAGACCTGTTTCAGAAAAAGGAGAGATAGTTAAGGAATTTACAGGAAGAGCGCTCCCTAAATTCGCCGATGGAAGCATAGTGCCTATAATCTACAAGGTCTTCCCCATCGACGAAATCGCCGAAGCCCACAAAACCATGGAAGAGGACAGGCATTTCGGGAAGATAGTTCTCAGGATAGCCGATTTGTAA